A genomic segment from Garra rufa chromosome 5, GarRuf1.0, whole genome shotgun sequence encodes:
- the LOC141335455 gene encoding NLR family CARD domain-containing protein 3-like — translation MDDTQTSRDEDFSPGCSSVHQKKSEPEPSCVSMRSEDSMIRPINFKSDDTRFNHRHEVLNMFRSNLMKKFEPLYEGTSTQGNPTLLNEIYTELYITESESGEISNEHEVRQIETQSRRAATEDTAIKCNDIFRPLPGQDKAIRTVLTKGVAGIGKTVSVQKFILDWAEGKENQDVQLIFPLPFREINLMKDKTLSLSDLLHVFFPEIKEMEISSDEYKVLFIFDGLDECRLSLDFQSDVRLCDVSESASVDVLLMNLILGYLFPSALIWITSRPAAADLIPSECVHRVTEVRGFNAPQKEEYFKKRISDQSLADRIISHLKSSRSLYIMCHIPVFCWISATVLEKMLSRAESGEIPKTLTQMYTHFLILQSNIKHEKDYEKKVTDEDMILKLGKLAFQQLVKGNLIFYEEDLRECGIDVTEASVYSGLCTQIFREEFGLYQGKVFCFVHLSIQEHLAALYVHLSWTNHSRNVFEPITKQSSQSKVKDKFQLNSSKHVSLSELHQRAVNEALQSKNGHLDLFLRFLLGLSVESHQIILQRIMTLKRSSSDSNEKTVEFIKKKIRTIDSPEKSINLFHCLNELGDRSLVEEIQQYLKSGTISEAKLSSSQWSAVVFVLLTSEEELDEFCLNKFVKGKNKPENMKVLQKLLPVIKESRSVQLYNCGLTDEGCAALVSALRSNPSHLRELNLSGNELGDSVKLLSDILQNPDCKLEKLWLWNCGVTDEGCAALTSALRSNPSHLRDLRLSGNKLGKSGVKLLSDLKNDPHYKLEKLYY, via the exons ATGGATGACACACAAACTTCTCGAGATGAAGACTTTTCTCCAGGATGCAG TTCAGTTCACCAGAAGAAATCAGAACCagagcccagctgtgtgtctatgaggagTGAGGATTCTATGATCCGTCcaattaattttaaaagtgaTGACACAAGGTTTAACCACAG ACATGAAGTCCTCAACATGTTTAgatcaaatctgatgaagaaatttGAGCCTCTGTATGAGGGAACATCGACTCAGGGAAACCCAACACTcctgaatgagatctacacagagctctacatcacagagagtgagagtggagagatcagtaatgagcatgaggtgagacagattgagacaCAATCCAGGAGAGCAGCAACAGAAGACACAGCCATCAAATGCAATGACATCTTTAGACCTTTACCTGGACAAGACAAAGCCATCAGAACTGTGCTGACaaagggagtcgctggcattggaaaaacagtctctgtgcagaagttcatcctggactgggctgaagggaaGGAGAATCAGGACGTCCagctcatatttccacttccttttAGAGAAATCAACTTGATGAAGGACAAAACACTCAGTCTTTCAGATCTACTTCATGTCTTTTTCCCTGAAATTAAAGAAATGGAAATATCCAGTGATGAATATAAAGtgttgttcatctttgatggtctggatgagtgtcgtTTGTCTTTGGATTTTCAAAGCGATGTGAGGTTGTGTGATGTCAGTGAATCAGCCTCAGTGGATGTGCTGCTGATGAACCTCATTTTGGGTTATCTATttccttctgctctcatctggatcacctccagaccagcagcagctgatctcATCCCCTCTGAGTGTGTCCATCGAGTGACAGAGGTAAGAGGCTTCAATGCGCCACAGAAGGAGGAATACTTCAAgaagagaatcagtgatcagagtctggccgacaggatcatctcacacctgaagtcatcgaggagcctctacatcatgtgccacatcccagtgttctgctggatctcagccactgttctagagaagatgttgagtcgagcagagagtggagagattcccaagactctcactcaaatgtacacacacttcctgatcCTTCAGTCCAACATCAAACATGAGAAGGACTATGAGAAGAAGGTGACAGATGAAGACATGATCCTCAAACTGGGGAAATTGGCTTTTCAGCAGCTTGTGAAAGGCAACCTGATCTTCTATGAGGAAGACCTGAGAGAGTGTGGCATTGATGTGACAGAAGCATCAGTGTACTCAGGATTGTGcactcagatcttcagagaggagtttGGCTTGTATCAGGGGAAGGTCTTCTGCTTTGTTCATCTGAGCATTCAGGAACATCTAGCAGCTCTATATGTGCACCTCTCCTGGACAAACCACAGCAGAAATGTGTTTGAGCCAATCACCAAACAGAGTTCGCAGTCTAAAGTGAAGGACAAGTTTCAACTCAATTCATCAAAACATGTTTCATTATCTGAGCTGCATCAGAGAGCTGTGAATGAGGCTCTACAGAGTAAAaatggacatctggatcttttCCTGCGGTTCCTTCTGGGTTTGTCAGTGGAGTCTCATCAGATTATCCTACAACGAATAATGACACTAAAAAGAAGCAGCTCTGACAGCAATGAGAAAACAGTTGAGTTCATCAAGAAGAAGATCAGGACCATTGACTCTCCAgagaaatccatcaatctgttccactgtctgaatgaaTTGGGTGACCGTTCACTAGTGGAGGAAATACAACAGTATCTGAAATCTGGAACAATAAGTGAAGCTAAACTATCTTCATCTCAGTGGTCAGCTGTAgtttttgtgttgttgacatcagaaGAGGAACTGGAtgagttttgtttaaataaatttgtTAAAGGAAAGAATAAACCTGAAAATATGAAAGTTCTTCAAAAGTTGCTGCCTGTGATTAAAGAATCCAGATCAGTTCA GTTGTATAATTGTGGTCttacagatgaaggttgtgctgctctggtgtcagctctgagatcaaacccctcacacctgagagaactgaatctgTCTGGGAATGAACTTGGAGAttcagtgaagctgctttctgatATACTACAGAATCCTGACTGTAAACTGGAAAAACTGTG GTTGTGGAATTGTggtgtcacagatgaaggttgtgctgctctgacttcagctctgagatcaaacccctcacacctgagagatcTGAGACTGTCTGGGAATAAACTCGGAAAATCCGGAGTGAAGTTACTCTCTGATCTGAAGAATGATCCACATTATAAACTGGAGAAATTATACTATt GA